In Xyrauchen texanus isolate HMW12.3.18 chromosome 32, RBS_HiC_50CHRs, whole genome shotgun sequence, the following proteins share a genomic window:
- the asb14a gene encoding dynein axonemal heavy chain 12, giving the protein MDLDTSGDIFDEDVATQFIIEQSLLQCHKQTEVNNSSGDVCRNIQITPAREKIFNAIKHGDENALRKLTVHQRAFYEEDSTGFIPLHEAAIQSNQNILEITFNASPEDSKHRGTHHGKTALFLAVEKGLVENTCFLLDNGSSPDTLDEEEDSPLIVAIRNNHYDMVKVLLNFNVSVNQEGAHRRTALHEAARLGLTDFVDLLLKNGAHPDPMSTYGLTPLALAAQGGHLEIIRTLLRRGANVESQAQDSATILFEASASGNPDVISLLLEHGADANVPKHTGHLPIHRVAHRGHVKALALLIPITTWDAVDDSGISPLHSAAASGQTQCLEMLLNAGYDPNFMLHSWVRRNYDDNRQSALYFAVANDDVASTKVLLEAGAMPNQDPIKCLQLALHLGNYELIHVLLRYGANVNYFCRVNTTHFPSALQYALKDEIVLRMLCNYGYDVERCFDCPYGDGSHVPHGYEGWSDTVIKDTLFCEVISVSWLKHLSGDVVRIMLDYVDHVTFCSKLKAALMEQKQWPEICKIQENVRSLQHLCRLKIRSCLGRLRLRAAVFMSFLQLPDRLKQFILYKEHDLYSQKSQSK; this is encoded by the exons ATGGATCTGGACACTTCAGGAGATATTTTCGATGAGGATGTGGCAACACAGTTCATAATTGAACAGAGTCTGCTGCAGTGCCACAAGCAAACTGAGGTCAATAACTCCTCTGGTGACGTCTGCAG GAACATTCAGATTACTCCTGCGAGAGAGAAAATATTCAatgccataaaacatg GTGATGAAAATGCTCTCCGTAAACTGACAGTTCACCAGCGAGCCTTTTATGAAGAGGATAGCACAGGATTCATTCCATTACACGAGGCTGCTATACAGAGCAACCAGAACATCCTTGAGATCACATTCAATG CTTCTCCTGAGGATTCAAAGCACAGAGGGACTCATCATGGTAAAACAGCCCTATTCTTAGCTGTGGAGAAAGGTCTTGTGGAAAACACCTGTTTTTTGTTGGACAACGGCAGCAGTCCAGACACCCTGGATGAGGAGGAAGACTCGCCTCTCATTGTAG ccataCGAAACAACCACTACGACATGGTGAAAGTTCTACTCAACTTTAATGTTAGTGTTAACCAGGAGGGGGCGCACCGCAGGACCGCACTACATGAAGCTGCCCGGTTGGGTCTGACAGATTTTGTAGATCTGTTGTTGAAAAACGGGGCTCATCCTGACCCCATGAGCACTTACGGCCTGACCCCTTTAGCATTAGCTGCACAGGGAGGACACCTGGAAATCATTCGAACTCTTCTGCGGAGAG GTGCTAATGTGGAGTCTCAGGCTCAGGACAGCGCTACTATCCTGTTTGAAGCTTCTGCTTCAGGAAACCCTGATGTGATTTCACTACTGCTGGAACATGGAGCAGACGCTAATGTACCCAAACACACAGGCCATCTGCCCATTCACAGAGTGGCTCACCGTGGACATGTGAA GGCTCTTGCTCTTCTGATACCCATAACAACATGGGATGCAGTAGATGACAGTGGAATCAGTCCCCTTCATTCAGCAGCAGCCAGTGGACAAACACAGTGTCTGGAGATGCTTCTCAATGCCGGTTATGATCCCAACTTCATGCTTCATTCATGGGTACGGCGTAACTACGACGACAATCGCCAGTCTGCCTTGTACTTTGCCGTAGCCAATGACGACGTCGCATCTACCAAGGTTCTGCTAGAAGCTGGAGCCATGCCCAACCAGGACCCTATCAAATGCCTGCAGTTGGCGCTACACCTGGGCAACTATGAGCTGATCCACGTGTTGCTACGATATGGTGCCAATGTCAATTATTTTTGCAGGGTGAACACAACTCACTTCCCGTCGGCTTTACAGTACGCCCTAAAGGACGAGATTGTGCTGCGGATGCTGTGTAACTATGGTTACGATGTGGAGCGTTGCTTTGACTGTCCATATGGAGACGGCTCGCACGTGCCACATGGTTACGAGGGCTGGAGTGATACTGTCATCAAAGACACTCTG TTCTGTGAGGTCATATCAGTGTCATGGTTGAAGCATCTCTCTGGAGATGTGGTACGTATCATGCTGGACTATGTTGATCATGTGACCTTCTGCTCGAAACTGAAGGCTGCTCTCATGGAGCAAAAACAATGGCCTGAAATCTGCAAAATTCAAG AGAACGTTCGCTCTTTGCAGCACCTCTGTCGACTGAAGATCAGGAGCTGTTTGGGTCGACTGCGTCTGAGAGCTGCAGTTTTCATGAGCTTCCTTCAGTTGCCAGATCGACTGAAGCAGTTCATCCTATATAAAGAACATGACCTCTACAGCCAGAAAAGTCAAAGCAAATGA